In Lates calcarifer isolate ASB-BC8 linkage group LG21, TLL_Latcal_v3, whole genome shotgun sequence, a single window of DNA contains:
- the cluha gene encoding LOW QUALITY PROTEIN: clustered mitochondria protein homolog (The sequence of the model RefSeq protein was modified relative to this genomic sequence to represent the inferred CDS: deleted 1 base in 1 codon), with protein MVSKTDDIPASVPNCNPVDLADEAGDGAQETSKTRLKDSCGCGHSADTAMVNGDGAHEHTEEAETKQDGTAEADGGEESNEQEVIVIQDTGFTVKIQAPGTEPFDLQVSPQEMVQEIHQVLMDREDTCHRTCFSLQLDGNVLDNFAELKSIEGLQEGSLLKVVEEPYTVREARIHVRHIRDLLKSLDPSDAYNGVDCNSLSFLSIFTDGDLGDSGKRKKKGNELEQIDCTPPEHILPGSKERPLVPLQPQNKDWKPMQCLKVLTMSGWNPPPGNRKMHGDLMYLYIVTVEERHVSVTASTRGFYLNQSTTYTFNPKPANPSFLSHSLVELLSQISPAFKKNFTALQKKRVQRHPFERIATPFQVYSWTAPQVDHAMDCVRAEDAYTSRLGYEEHIPGQTRDWNEELQTTRELPRKNLPERLLRERAIFKVHSDFAAAATRGAMAVIDGNVMAINPGEETRMQMFIWNNIFFSLGFDVRDHYRELGGDAAAHAAPTNDLNGVRAYGAVDVEGLYTLGTVVVDYRGYRVTAQSIIPGILEREQEQSVIYGSIDFGKTVVSHSKYLELLEKTSRPLKVQRHNVLNEKNDSVELCSSVECKGIIGNDGRHYILDLLRTFPPDLNFLPVDGEELPLESQRQGFPRQHRHRLACLRQELIEAFVEHRYLLFMKMAALQLMQQKANKDTKTDTPAITETSETSIENNEDTSQTQTTASDSPDATEVSTDSTNQTDNCTPAASQAATDSEENSSKPATNGPLEPATTQNGECKSPLEGKELEESIPGLAQAKELAETLVAEDGSGIDPKSREVVLNACKAVGSISNTSFDIRFNPDIFSPGVRFPDDSADDVQKQKQLLKDAAAFLVSCQIPSLVKDCLDHSALPMDGATLTEALHQRGINVRYLGTVLEFVDKTPAKAQLEHFYRIGISELITRCAKHIFKTYLQGVELSALSAAVSHFLNCFLSSFPDAVAHLPPDELVSRRKSRKRRNRVPGSGDNTAWASLTPSELWKNIASEAQSYYHFTIQCESVDQVVEKYNLQKTTLLREISVKTGIQILIKEYNFDSRHKPAFTEEDILNIFPVVKHVNPKASDAFHFFQSGQAKVQQGFLKEGCELINEALNLFNNVYGPMHVEICACLRLLARLNYIMGDHPEALSNQQKAVLMSERVLGIEHPNTIQEYMHLALYCFANGQLSTALKLLYRARYLMLLVCGEDHPEMALLDSNIGLVLHGVMEYDLSLRFLENALTINTKYHGPRSLKVALSHHLVARVYESKAEFRSALQHEKEGYTIYKNQMGEAHEKTKESSEYLKYLTQQAVALQRTMNEIYKNGSNASIMPLKFTAPSMASVLEQLNIINGIIFIPLSQKDLENLKAEVQRRQQLQELGKNEEPTEDSPLELEDKIPID; from the exons ggcACAGTGCAGATACAGCCATGGTGAACGGGGACGGGGCTCACGAGCACACGGAGGAGGCGGAAACGAAGCAGGATGGGACCGCTGAGGCAGACGGAGGAGAGGAGTCTAACGAACAGGAAGTGATAGTGATCCAGGACACAGGCTTCACTGTGAAGATCCAGGCACCTGGTACAGAGCCGTTTGACCTGCAG gtGTCTCCACAGGAAATGGTCCAGGAGATCCACCAGGTGTTGATGGACCGCGAGGACACCTGCCACCGCACCTGCTTCTCCCTGCAGCTGGACGGAAACGTGCTGGACAACTTTGCTGAGCTCAAGTCCATCGAGGGCCTGCAGGAAGGCTCGCTGCTCAAAGTGGTGGAAG AGCCTTATACTGTGCGCGAAGCTCGCATCCACGTGCGTCACATCAGAGACCTGCTGAAAAGCCTGGACCCCTCAGATGCCTACAACGGAGTGGACTGCaactccctctccttcctcagcATCTTCACTGATGGAGACCTCGGAG ATAGCGGTAAGCGAAAGAAAAAGGGCAACGAGCTGGAGCAGATCGACTGCACTCCCCCAGAGCACATCCTGCCTGGCAGCAAAGAGCGCCCCCTGGTGCCCCTCCAGCCACAGAACAAGGACTGGAAG CCTATGCAGTGCCTGAAGGTCTTGACCATGAGCGGCTGGAACCCTCCACCTGGAAACAGGAAGATGCACGGTGACCTCATGTACCTGTACATCGTGACTGTGGAGGAGCGCCATGTCAGCGTTACTGCCTCCACACGTGGCTTCTACCTCAACCA aTCTACTACCTACACCTTCAATCCCAAACCAGCCAATCCCAGCTTCCTGAGCCATTCTCTGGTGGAGCTGCTGAGCCAGATCAGCCCTGCCTTCAAGAAGAAT TTCACTGCCCTGCAAAAGAAAAG gGTCCAGAGACACCCCTTTGAGAGGATAGCCACGCCTTTCCAGGTGTACAGCTGGACAGCTCCGCAGGTAGACCACGCTATGGACTGTGTCCGAGCTGAGGACGCCTACACTTCTCGCCTGGGTTATGAGGAGCACATACCTGGACAG ACCAGAGATTGGAACGAGGAGCTGCAGACCACCAGAGAGCTGCCCCGGAAGAACCTGCCTGAGCGTCTGCTGAGGGAGCGAGCCATATTCAAG gTCCACAGTGACTTTGCAGCAGCTGCCACTCGAGGAGCCATGGCGGTAATTGATGGCAACGTGATGGCCATTAACCCCGGCGAAGAGACGCGCATGCAGATGTTCATCTGGAACAATATCTTCTTCAGCCTTGGCTTCGATGTGCGGGACCACTATCGCGAGCTGGGTGGAGATGCCGCCGCCCATGCCGCGCCCACCAACGACTTGAATGGAGTACGAGCGTACGGGGCGGTGGATGTGGAGGGTCTCTACACCCTGGGAACAGTGGTGGTGGACTACAGAGGCTACCGCGTTACAGCGCAGTCCATCATCCCAGGTATCCTGGAGCGTGAGCAGGAGCAGAGCGTCATCTATGGCTCCATTGACTTTGGAAAGACCGTTGTGTCTCACAGCAAATatctggagctgctggaaaagACCAGCAGGCCACTTAAG GTCCAGAGACACAACGTGCTGAACGAGAAGAACGACTCAGTGGAGCTGTGCTCCTCTGTCGAGTGTAAAGGCATCATCGGAAACGATGGCCGACACTACATTCTGGACCTTCTGCGTACTTTCCCCCCTGACCTCAATTTCCTGCCTGTGGACGGAGAAGAGCTGCCCCTGGAGAGTCAGCGCCAAGGCTTCCCCCGCCAGCACCGCCACCGCCTGGCTTGTCTTCGCCAAGAGCTCATCGAGGCCTTTGTCGAGCACAG atATCTTCTCTTCATGAAGATGGCAGCGTTACAGCTCATGCAGCAGAAAGCAAACAAGGACACTAAGACTGATACACCCGCCATCACAGAAACCTCAGAAACATCCATAGAAAACAATGAAGATACGAGCCAGACGCAAACCACTGCATCAGATTCTCCTGATGCTACAGAGGTCTCCACAGACAGCACGAACCAGACAGACAACTGCACCCCTGCTGCCTCACAGGCAGCCACTGACAGTGAAGAAAACTCCTCGAAGCCCGCCACAAACGGGCCTCTAGAGCCTGCAACCACTCAGAATGGGGAGTGCAAGAGCCCACTGGAGGGTAAGGAGCTTGAGGAAAGTATTCCAGGATTAGCTCAGGCCAAAGAGCTGGCGGAGACCTTAGTTGCCGAAGATGGATCTGGTATTG ATCCCAAAAGCCGCGAGGTCGTCCTGAATGCCTGCAAGGCAGTAGGCTCCATCAGCAACACATCTTTTGACATTCGCTTCAACCCTGACATCTTCTCCCCAG GAGTACGTTTCCCAGACGACAGCGCAGATGACGTCCAGAAGCAGAAGCAGCTACTTAAAGATGCAGCTGCCTTCCTGGTGTCCTGTCAGATCCCATCACTG GTAAAAGACTGTTTGGACCACAGTGCTCTGCCCATGGATGGAGCCACGCTGACAGAGGCCTTGCACCAGAGAGGCATCAATGTTCGTTATTTGGGGACTGTTCTGGAGTTTGTGGACAAGACCCCTGCTAAAGCTCAGCTGGAGCATTTCTAT AGAATAGGAATCAGTGAGCTGATCACCAGATGTGCAAAACATATCTTCAAGACATACCTGCAG GGTGTGGAGTTGTCtgccctctctgctgctgtaagtcACTTCCTGAACTGCTTCCTGAGCTCCTTCCCAGACGCCGTGGCCCACCTGCCTCCCGACGAGCTGGTGTCGCGCCGCAAAAGCCGTAAACGTCGCAACCGGGTACCCGGCAGCGGAGACAACACGGCGTGGGCCAGCCTGACACCCAGCGAGCTGTGGAAGAACATTGCCTCTGAGGCCCAGAGCTACTATCACTTCACCATACAGTG TGAAAGTGTTGACCAGGTGGTGGAGAAATACAATCTCCAGAAGACCACTCTGCTCAGAGAAATTTCAGTCAAAACTGGCATCCAG ATACTGATAAAGGAGTACAACTTTGACAGCCGCCACAAGCCTGCCTTCACAGAGGAGGACATCCTGAATATTTTCCCTGTTGTGAAGCACGTAAACCCCAAAGCCTCAGATGCCTTCCACTTCTTCCAGAGTGGACAGGCCAAAGTGCAGCAAG GTTTTCTGAAGGAGGGCTGTGAGCTGATTAACGAGGCTCTCAACCTGTTCAACAATGTGTACGGACCCATGCACGTAGAGATCTGTGCCTGCCTGCGCCTGCTGGCTCGTCTTAATTACATCATGGGAGACCACCCTGAG GCTCTAAGTAACCAGCAAAAAGCTGTTCTGATGAGTGAAAGAGTCCTCGGCATCGAGCACCCCAACACAATTCAAGAATAT ATGCACTTGGCTCTGTACTGCTTCGCCAACGGCCAGCTGTCGACCGCCCTGAAGCTGCTTTATCGCGCCCGTTACCTCATGTTGTTGGTTTGCGGGGAGGACCACCCAGAGATGGCTCTGCTAGAC AGTAACATTGGCCTGGTGCTGCACGGAGTGATGGAGTACGATCTGTCTCTGAGATTCCTGGAGAATGCCTTGACCATCAACACAAAGTACCATGGACCCCGGTCCCTCAAGGTGGCCCTCAG CCATCATTTGGTTGCAAGGGTTTACGAGAGCAAGGCCGAGTTCCGCTCTGCACTACAGCACGAGAAGGAGGGCTACACTATTTACAAGAACCAG ATGGGTGAGGCACATGAGAAAACCAAGGAGAGCTCAGAGTACCTGAAGTATCTCACCCAGCAGGCCGTGGCTCTGCAGAGAACCATGAATGAGATCTACAAGAATGGCTCCAATGCCAGCATCATGCCACTCAAG TTCACTGCCCCTAGCATGGCCAGCGTCCTGGAGCAGCTTAACATCATCAATGGCATCATCTTTATACCTCTCAG ccaAAAGGATCTGGAGAACCTGAAGGCAGAGGTTCAGAGgcggcagcagctgcaggaactGGGAAAGAACGAGGAGCCCACTGAGGACAGCCCACTGGAACTAGAGGACAAAATTCCCATCGATTAA